The Sphingomonas sp. KR3-1 genome contains a region encoding:
- a CDS encoding argininosuccinate synthase, with protein sequence MSDKINRVVLAYSGGLDTSVILKWLQQEYQCEVVTFTADLGQGEELEPARKKAEMAGVKPEHIFIEDVREEFVKDFVFPMMRANALYEGLYLLGTSIARPLIAKRQIEIAKLVNADAVSHGATGKGNDQVRFELGYYALNPDIKVIAPWREWDLTSRTRLIEFAEKHQIPVAKDKRGESPFSTDANLLHTSSEGKVLEDPWEEVPDYVYSRTVNPEDAPNEPEVITIDFERGDGVALNGEAMSPATLLTALNELGRKHGIGRLDLVENRFVGMKSRGMYETPGGTIYHLAHRGIEQITLDRGAAHLKDELMPRYAELIYNGFWFAPEREMLQAAIDHSQEKVTGTVRLKLYKGSVIVTGRKSPYSLYSEKVVTFEDDQGAYDQRDAAGFIKLNALRLRLLGRRDL encoded by the coding sequence ATGTCAGACAAGATCAACCGCGTTGTCCTCGCCTATTCGGGCGGGCTGGACACCAGCGTGATCCTGAAATGGCTCCAGCAGGAATATCAGTGCGAGGTCGTGACCTTCACCGCCGATCTCGGCCAGGGCGAGGAGCTCGAGCCGGCGCGCAAGAAGGCCGAGATGGCCGGCGTGAAGCCCGAGCATATCTTCATCGAGGACGTGCGCGAGGAGTTCGTCAAGGACTTCGTCTTCCCGATGATGCGCGCCAACGCGCTCTATGAGGGCCTGTATCTCCTCGGCACCTCGATCGCGCGGCCGCTGATCGCCAAGCGCCAGATCGAGATCGCCAAGCTGGTCAATGCCGACGCGGTCAGCCACGGCGCCACCGGCAAGGGCAATGACCAGGTCCGCTTCGAGCTCGGCTATTACGCGCTCAACCCGGACATCAAGGTGATCGCGCCGTGGCGCGAGTGGGACCTGACCAGCCGCACCCGCCTCATCGAGTTCGCCGAGAAGCACCAGATCCCCGTCGCCAAGGACAAGCGCGGCGAATCGCCCTTCTCGACCGACGCGAACCTTCTCCACACCTCGTCCGAGGGCAAGGTGCTCGAAGATCCGTGGGAGGAAGTGCCCGATTACGTCTATTCGCGCACGGTGAACCCGGAAGACGCGCCGAACGAGCCCGAAGTCATCACGATCGATTTCGAGCGCGGCGACGGCGTAGCGCTGAATGGCGAGGCGATGTCGCCCGCCACGCTGCTCACCGCGCTCAACGAGCTCGGCCGCAAGCACGGCATCGGCCGCCTCGACCTCGTCGAGAACCGCTTCGTCGGCATGAAGTCGCGCGGCATGTACGAGACGCCGGGCGGCACCATCTATCACCTCGCCCATCGCGGCATCGAGCAGATCACGCTCGATCGCGGCGCCGCCCATCTCAAGGACGAGCTGATGCCGCGCTATGCGGAGCTCATCTACAACGGCTTCTGGTTCGCCCCCGAGCGCGAGATGCTCCAGGCGGCGATCGACCATAGCCAGGAGAAGGTGACCGGCACCGTCCGCCTCAAGCTCTACAAGGGCAGCGTGATCGTCACCGGCCGCAAGTCGCCCTACAGCCTGTACTCGGAGAAGGTCGTGACCTTCGAGGACGACCAGGGCGCCTATGACCAGCGCGACGCCGCCGGCTTCATCAAGCTCAACGCGCTGCGGCTGCGTCTGCTGGGCCGCCGCGACCTGTGA
- a CDS encoding cyclopropane-fatty-acyl-phospholipid synthase family protein: MALIDRFFARAVKRGQLTVIHADGSQAVFGAPDPALKPVTIRFGAGAARRILRDPSLGAAEAFMDGDVVIEDGEILDMLILFAANNPWENNDSVLMPSRFKKALDAIAFRIGRINMQRRSKRNVAHHYDLSGKLYDLFLDTDRQYSCAYFSDAGISLEQAQLDKKAHIVAKLALKPGMKVLDIGCGWGGMALYIHEKTGAEVLGVTLSEEQLKVARQRALDAGVADKVKFELIDYRNVTGQFDRIVSVGMFEHVGTPHYRAFFRKVRELLTPQGVMLLHTIGRAGAPGVTDAFTLKYIFPGGYIPALSEIAKGYEGLRYFMTDVEVLRLHYAETLKHWYERTVAARDAIVALYDERFYRMWCFYLAGCHVSFQYGGLVNYQLQFSRSRDALPLTRDYMFDEERELREPHKVTLRQAGQSG, from the coding sequence ATGGCGTTGATCGATCGTTTTTTCGCACGCGCAGTGAAGCGCGGACAACTTACCGTCATCCATGCGGATGGCTCCCAGGCGGTTTTCGGAGCGCCCGATCCGGCGCTCAAGCCGGTGACGATCCGGTTCGGCGCGGGCGCAGCCCGCCGGATCCTGCGCGATCCCTCGCTCGGCGCGGCCGAGGCCTTCATGGACGGCGATGTGGTGATCGAGGATGGCGAGATCCTCGACATGCTGATCCTGTTCGCGGCGAACAATCCCTGGGAGAACAATGACTCGGTGCTGATGCCGAGCCGCTTCAAGAAGGCGCTCGACGCCATCGCCTTCCGCATCGGCCGGATCAACATGCAGCGCCGCTCGAAGCGGAACGTCGCGCATCACTATGACCTGTCGGGCAAGCTCTACGATCTCTTCCTCGATACCGACCGCCAGTACAGCTGCGCCTATTTCAGCGATGCGGGCATCAGCCTCGAGCAGGCCCAGCTCGACAAGAAGGCGCATATCGTCGCCAAGCTCGCGCTCAAGCCGGGCATGAAGGTGCTCGACATCGGCTGCGGCTGGGGCGGCATGGCGCTCTACATCCACGAGAAGACCGGCGCCGAGGTGCTGGGCGTGACGCTGTCGGAAGAGCAGCTCAAGGTCGCGCGCCAGCGCGCGCTCGATGCCGGCGTCGCCGACAAGGTGAAGTTCGAGCTGATCGACTATCGCAACGTCACCGGCCAGTTCGACCGCATCGTCTCGGTCGGCATGTTCGAGCATGTCGGCACGCCGCACTACCGCGCCTTCTTCCGCAAGGTGCGCGAGCTGCTGACGCCGCAGGGCGTGATGCTGCTCCACACCATCGGCCGGGCGGGCGCGCCGGGCGTCACCGACGCGTTCACGCTCAAATACATCTTCCCCGGCGGCTATATCCCGGCGCTCTCGGAGATCGCCAAGGGCTATGAGGGGCTGCGCTACTTCATGACCGATGTGGAGGTGCTGCGCCTCCATTATGCCGAGACGCTCAAGCATTGGTACGAGCGCACCGTCGCCGCGCGCGATGCGATCGTCGCGCTCTATGACGAGCGCTTCTACCGGATGTGGTGCTTCTACCTCGCCGGCTGCCATGTCAGCTTCCAATATGGCGGGCTGGTCAACTACCAGCTGCAATTCTCGCGCTCGCGCGACGCATTGCCGCTCACCCGCGACTACATGTTCGACGAGGAGCGCGAGCTGCGCGAGCCGCACAAGGTGACACTCCGCCAGGCGGGTCAGTCCGGGTAG
- a CDS encoding molybdopterin-binding protein: MITRRGLIATGGASLLAGCDAWSDSKLLLSAEQAHQFLQRSIGGRAALAREFRPEQRSPRFRTNGTANPDTPDYNALVANNFADWRLQVGGLVRRPLSLGLDQLRALPQRAQITRHDCVEGWSAIGKWQGPRLEGVLQLAGLQDGARYIVFHCADRFGAHGIPYYESIDLIDAFHPQTILAWSMNDAPLGVGHGAPLRLRVERQLGYKQAKYVMAIEAVASLAGIGRGKGGFWEDIAGYEWYAGI, translated from the coding sequence ATGATCACGCGGCGCGGCCTGATCGCTACCGGCGGCGCGAGCTTGCTCGCGGGCTGCGACGCGTGGAGCGATTCGAAGCTGCTGCTCAGCGCCGAGCAGGCGCACCAGTTCCTCCAGCGCTCGATCGGCGGCCGCGCTGCGCTGGCGCGCGAGTTCCGCCCCGAGCAGCGCAGCCCACGCTTCCGCACCAACGGCACCGCCAACCCGGACACGCCCGACTACAACGCGCTGGTCGCGAACAACTTCGCCGATTGGCGGCTGCAGGTCGGCGGGCTGGTCCGCAGGCCGCTCTCGCTCGGCCTCGACCAGCTGCGCGCGCTCCCGCAACGCGCCCAGATCACCCGGCACGACTGCGTCGAGGGGTGGAGCGCGATCGGCAAGTGGCAGGGGCCGCGGCTGGAGGGCGTGCTCCAGCTGGCGGGCCTGCAGGACGGCGCGCGCTACATTGTCTTCCACTGCGCCGACCGGTTCGGCGCGCACGGCATCCCCTATTACGAATCGATCGACCTGATCGATGCCTTCCACCCCCAGACCATCCTTGCCTGGTCGATGAACGATGCGCCGCTCGGCGTCGGGCATGGCGCGCCGCTCCGCCTGCGCGTCGAGCGTCAGCTCGGCTACAAGCAGGCCAAATATGTCATGGCGATAGAGGCGGTTGCGAGCCTCGCCGGGATCGGCCGCGGCAAGGGCGGCTTCTGGGAGGATATCGCCGGATACGAATGGTATGCCGGAATTTGA
- a CDS encoding cytochrome b/b6 domain-containing protein: MQVYRHRLVTRIWHWLNALAVLVMIPSGLMIFNAHPRLYWGNYGANFDHAWLELPRWPGWLTLPSHYDLAGARHWHLFFALVLAFALLVYLAWSLANRHLQRDLRFRRAELTRGHVAQDLKAHWAMRFHDPANPRAYNLFQKASYALVLFVLLPLLIFTGLALSPGMWPWIADLCGGRQSARSLHFIAMALLSGFIVVHLMLVILAGAVGEVRSMITGWWQVPAE, from the coding sequence ATGCAGGTCTATCGCCACCGGCTGGTCACGCGCATCTGGCACTGGCTCAATGCGCTCGCGGTGCTGGTGATGATTCCCAGCGGGCTGATGATCTTCAACGCGCATCCGCGGCTCTATTGGGGCAATTACGGCGCGAATTTCGACCATGCCTGGCTCGAGCTGCCGCGCTGGCCCGGCTGGCTGACGCTGCCCTCGCACTATGACCTGGCCGGCGCGCGGCACTGGCATTTGTTCTTCGCGCTGGTGCTGGCCTTCGCGCTGCTGGTCTACCTCGCCTGGAGCCTCGCCAACCGCCACCTCCAGCGCGACCTGCGCTTCCGTCGCGCGGAGCTGACGCGAGGGCATGTCGCCCAGGACCTCAAGGCGCATTGGGCGATGCGCTTCCACGATCCCGCCAATCCCAGGGCCTATAATCTCTTCCAGAAGGCGAGCTACGCGCTGGTGCTGTTCGTGCTGTTGCCGCTGCTGATCTTCACCGGCCTCGCCCTGTCGCCCGGCATGTGGCCGTGGATCGCGGACCTGTGCGGCGGGCGGCAATCGGCGCGCTCGCTCCACTTCATCGCGATGGCGCTGCTCAGCGGCTTCATCGTGGTGCATCTCATGCTGGTGATCCTTGCCGGCGCGGTGGGCGAGGTCCGCTCGATGATCACCGGCTGGTGGCAGGTGCCTGCCGAATGA
- a CDS encoding sulfite exporter TauE/SafE family protein, whose amino-acid sequence MPDLSALLFPAAAGMLGGAMNALAGGGTFATLPALIALGLPSNIANATSNVALLPGAGASAWEYRDELAPVGGMPVRALAAITFAGGLVGSTLLVLTPTRAFDLIIPWLLLFAFVVMAFGRRASDWLHARVTIGPKTLVTAQSLLGIYGGYFGGGVGLITTAVYGLLAAADPRSLFSIRTLMLAVANGAAAIVFVAIGMVRWWACLPMLLGGILGGWLGARIGKRLPHGVVRLWTLLVTGATTLVFFVRAYG is encoded by the coding sequence GTGCCCGACCTCTCCGCTCTCCTCTTCCCCGCCGCCGCGGGCATGCTCGGCGGGGCGATGAACGCGCTCGCCGGCGGCGGCACCTTCGCGACACTGCCCGCGCTGATCGCGCTCGGCCTGCCGTCGAACATCGCCAACGCCACCTCCAATGTCGCGCTGCTGCCCGGCGCGGGGGCGAGCGCCTGGGAATATCGCGACGAGCTGGCGCCGGTGGGCGGCATGCCGGTGCGCGCGCTTGCCGCGATCACCTTTGCCGGCGGGCTGGTCGGCAGCACGCTGCTGGTGCTCACGCCGACCCGCGCATTCGACCTGATCATCCCCTGGCTGCTGCTCTTCGCCTTCGTGGTGATGGCGTTCGGCCGCCGCGCTTCCGACTGGCTGCACGCGCGCGTCACGATCGGGCCGAAGACGTTGGTCACCGCGCAGAGCCTGCTCGGCATCTATGGCGGCTATTTCGGCGGCGGGGTGGGGCTGATCACCACCGCCGTCTATGGCCTGCTCGCCGCGGCGGACCCGCGCTCGCTCTTCTCGATCCGCACCTTGATGCTCGCAGTGGCGAACGGCGCGGCGGCGATCGTCTTCGTCGCGATCGGCATGGTGCGCTGGTGGGCGTGCCTGCCGATGCTGCTCGGCGGGATCCTGGGCGGCTGGCTCGGCGCGCGGATCGGCAAGCGGCTGCCGCACGGCGTGGTGCGGCTGTGGACCTTGCTGGTCACCGGCGCGACCACGCTCGTCTTCTTCGTGCGCGCCTACGGATAA
- a CDS encoding GNAT family N-acetyltransferase: protein MIPGVAIERVETLDPTALARCDFVYPFDSAFARPRAGRMLAVLRVDGRVAGYLACQRDGDAGEVRRLEIDRGHRGQGLGRRLLDEARRWAAELGLSALVLETLADNPAAGRFFGRNGFVQRDAANALHWQLPLDG from the coding sequence GTGATCCCCGGCGTCGCGATCGAGCGTGTCGAAACGCTCGATCCGACGGCGCTCGCCCGGTGCGATTTCGTCTACCCGTTCGACAGCGCCTTCGCGCGGCCGAGGGCCGGGCGGATGCTGGCGGTCCTGCGCGTCGATGGCCGCGTCGCGGGCTATCTCGCCTGCCAGCGCGACGGCGATGCCGGCGAAGTGCGGCGGCTCGAGATCGACCGCGGCCATCGCGGCCAGGGGCTCGGCCGCCGGCTCCTCGATGAAGCCCGGCGCTGGGCGGCCGAGCTCGGCCTGTCCGCGCTGGTGCTCGAAACGCTGGCGGACAATCCGGCGGCGGGCCGCTTCTTCGGCCGCAACGGCTTTGTCCAGCGCGACGCGGCGAACGCGCTGCACTGGCAGCTGCCGCTGGACGGCTAG
- the rlmN gene encoding 23S rRNA (adenine(2503)-C(2))-methyltransferase RlmN produces the protein MHTASAAPSPVHGHIEPMPIPGHIDPVPVPRPAVVREDGRTDLIGLTRDQMRAVLADAGLEPKQAKLRAKQIWHWIYNRGATDFSAMTDIAKAQHPWLTERFVIGRPQVVEAQVSTDGTRKWLLRSDDGQDYEMVFIPDADRGTLCVSSQVGCTLNCRFCHTGTMRLVRNLTAGEIVSQVMLARDSLGEWPSQPEGRMLTNIVMMGMGEPLYNFDNVRDGLSIVMDGDGLALSKRRITLSTSGVVPMMARAGEEIGVNLAVSLHAITKEVRDEIVPINKKYGIEELLQACADYPGANNARRITFEYVMLKDKNDSDAEARELVRLLRKYDLPAKVNLIPFNPWPGAPYECSTPERIRAFSNIIFEAGISAPVRTPRGRDIDAACGQLKTAAEKKSRAQLDREAEEKMAALG, from the coding sequence ATGCATACAGCTTCGGCCGCGCCCTCGCCCGTCCACGGGCACATCGAACCTATGCCCATTCCCGGGCACATCGATCCCGTGCCCGTGCCCCGCCCCGCGGTGGTGCGCGAGGACGGCCGTACCGACCTGATCGGCCTCACGCGCGACCAGATGCGCGCGGTGCTCGCCGATGCCGGTCTCGAGCCCAAGCAGGCCAAGCTGCGCGCCAAGCAGATCTGGCACTGGATCTACAATCGCGGCGCCACCGATTTCTCGGCGATGACCGACATCGCCAAGGCGCAGCACCCCTGGCTCACCGAGCGCTTCGTGATCGGCCGCCCGCAGGTGGTCGAGGCGCAGGTCTCGACCGACGGCACGCGCAAATGGCTGCTCCGCTCGGACGACGGCCAGGATTACGAGATGGTCTTCATCCCCGATGCGGACCGCGGCACCTTGTGCGTCTCCAGCCAAGTCGGCTGCACGCTCAACTGCCGCTTCTGCCACACCGGCACGATGCGGCTGGTGCGCAACCTCACCGCCGGCGAGATCGTCAGCCAGGTCATGCTTGCCCGCGATTCGCTCGGCGAATGGCCGAGCCAGCCCGAGGGGCGCATGCTCACCAACATCGTGATGATGGGGATGGGCGAGCCGCTCTACAATTTTGACAATGTCCGCGACGGCCTGTCGATCGTCATGGACGGCGACGGGCTCGCGCTGTCGAAGCGCCGCATCACTTTGTCGACCTCGGGCGTGGTGCCGATGATGGCGCGTGCCGGCGAGGAGATCGGCGTCAACCTGGCGGTGTCGCTCCACGCGATCACCAAGGAAGTCCGCGACGAGATCGTCCCGATCAACAAGAAGTACGGGATCGAGGAGCTGCTCCAGGCCTGCGCCGACTATCCCGGCGCCAACAATGCCCGGCGCATCACCTTCGAGTACGTCATGCTCAAGGACAAGAACGACAGCGACGCCGAGGCGCGCGAGCTCGTCCGCCTGCTCAGGAAGTACGACCTGCCCGCCAAGGTGAACCTGATCCCGTTCAATCCCTGGCCCGGCGCGCCGTACGAATGCTCGACGCCGGAGCGGATCCGCGCATTCTCGAACATCATCTTCGAGGCCGGGATCTCGGCCCCGGTGCGCACCCCGCGCGGCCGCGACATCGACGCCGCCTGCGGCCAGCTCAAGACCGCTGCCGAGAAAAAGAGCCGCGCCCAGCTCGACCGCGAGGCGGAAGAGAAGATGGCGGCGCTCGGGTGA
- a CDS encoding NAD(P)H-binding protein — MNRIALILGASGGVGGETARALRAKGWQVRGLVRQLRPGLDPEIEWHEGDAMVRSDVLAAAKGVAAVVHAVNPPGYREWDKRVLPMLENSIAAAWANDARLALPGTIYNYDPAQTPVARADSPQQPATRKGNIRKAMEARITESGVRAVILRAGDYYGPKPGNSWLSQGMITPGKPVTKVTNPGRKGVGHAWAYLPDVGETFARLLDREEELPRFARFHFAGHWDPDGSAFPAAIATAAGRDARQVRLPWAVLPLVALFNSTIRELLEMRPFWNHPVRLDNRELVAFLGEEPHTPLAESLRVSLKALGSLE; from the coding sequence ATGAACAGGATCGCATTGATACTCGGTGCCAGCGGCGGGGTAGGCGGCGAGACCGCGCGGGCGCTCCGCGCCAAAGGCTGGCAGGTGCGCGGGCTGGTCCGCCAGCTGCGCCCGGGCCTCGACCCCGAGATCGAGTGGCACGAGGGTGACGCGATGGTTCGCAGCGACGTGCTGGCTGCGGCCAAGGGCGTCGCGGCGGTGGTCCACGCGGTCAACCCGCCGGGCTATCGCGAATGGGACAAGCGCGTCCTGCCGATGCTCGAGAACAGCATCGCGGCGGCCTGGGCCAACGACGCCCGCCTGGCTTTGCCTGGCACGATCTACAATTACGATCCCGCCCAGACCCCGGTGGCGCGCGCGGATTCGCCCCAGCAGCCCGCCACGCGAAAGGGCAATATCCGCAAGGCGATGGAGGCGCGAATCACCGAGTCCGGGGTCCGCGCGGTGATCCTGCGGGCAGGGGACTATTATGGCCCGAAGCCCGGCAACTCCTGGCTTTCGCAGGGCATGATCACTCCCGGCAAGCCGGTGACCAAGGTCACCAATCCGGGCCGCAAGGGGGTGGGGCATGCCTGGGCTTATCTCCCCGATGTCGGCGAGACCTTCGCCCGCCTGCTCGACCGCGAGGAGGAACTGCCCCGCTTCGCCCGCTTCCATTTCGCCGGCCATTGGGACCCCGATGGCAGCGCCTTCCCCGCGGCGATCGCCACTGCGGCGGGGCGTGACGCCAGGCAAGTCCGACTGCCCTGGGCGGTCCTCCCGCTCGTCGCCCTCTTCAACTCGACGATCCGCGAGCTGCTCGAGATGCGCCCCTTCTGGAACCACCCGGTGCGGCTCGACAATCGCGAGTTGGTCGCCTTTCTGGGCGAGGAGCCGCACACGCCGCTGGCCGAGTCGCTGCGGGTCAGCCTCAAGGCACTCGGGTCACTGGAATAA
- a CDS encoding LysR family transcriptional regulator has product MSIDWEQQRAFLAVLETGSLSGAARRLNLAQPTVRVRIEALEAALGTPLFTRSPGGLTPTERGRSLHEHARAMAYASDAFVRTASAAPEEIAGTVRVTASEVIAVEVLPRVFAALAREHPRLVIELSPSNRNEDVLRREADVAVRMVPPRQEALVARRIGAVPLGVHAHPSYLADRPAPTSVTDLTGHRVIGPERDSPILRTVQEAGFPIRLADLAFRSDSDHAQLAAIRAGIGIGICQVPIGMRDGLVRLLPDFELALETWVVCHEDLRGLARVRTVFDALVAGLQAYLG; this is encoded by the coding sequence ATGAGCATTGACTGGGAGCAGCAGCGCGCCTTTCTGGCGGTGCTCGAGACGGGCAGCCTTTCGGGCGCGGCGCGGCGGCTGAACCTGGCGCAGCCGACGGTGCGGGTGCGGATCGAGGCGCTGGAGGCGGCGCTGGGTACGCCCCTGTTCACCCGCTCGCCTGGCGGGCTGACCCCTACCGAGCGCGGGCGGTCGCTGCATGAGCATGCACGCGCAATGGCGTACGCTTCGGACGCTTTTGTCCGCACTGCCTCCGCCGCGCCCGAGGAAATCGCCGGCACGGTGCGCGTCACGGCGAGCGAAGTGATCGCAGTGGAGGTGCTGCCGCGCGTGTTCGCGGCGCTGGCACGCGAACATCCGCGGCTGGTGATCGAGCTCTCCCCGAGCAACCGCAACGAGGACGTGCTGCGCCGCGAGGCCGATGTCGCGGTGCGGATGGTGCCGCCGCGCCAGGAAGCGCTGGTCGCGCGGCGGATCGGCGCGGTGCCGCTCGGCGTGCACGCGCACCCGAGCTACCTCGCCGATCGGCCCGCGCCGACTTCGGTGACCGACCTGACCGGACACCGGGTCATCGGCCCCGAGCGCGATTCGCCGATCCTGCGCACGGTGCAGGAGGCCGGCTTCCCGATTCGCCTCGCCGATCTCGCCTTTCGCAGCGACAGCGACCATGCCCAGCTCGCCGCGATCCGGGCGGGGATCGGGATCGGGATATGCCAGGTGCCGATCGGCATGCGCGACGGGCTGGTGCGGCTGCTGCCCGACTTCGAACTCGCCCTCGAGACCTGGGTGGTCTGCCACGAGGATTTGCGCGGCCTGGCGCGGGTGCGCACCGTGTTCGACGCGCTGGTGGCCGGCCTGCAGGCCTATCTCGGTTAA
- a CDS encoding invasion associated locus B family protein has protein sequence MSALALLLLLSQAQPRAPLGTFDSWGAFRDASPLRCFAIAQPVEKYREARPFASIATWPRDGVRNQLHIRLSRARAANARVTLSIGERRFELQAGDADAWAPDARTDAAIVTAMRAGRSMSVETVGASGTPFADSYALKGAATAIDAAALGCAKG, from the coding sequence ATGAGCGCGCTGGCGCTGCTCCTGCTGCTCTCCCAGGCGCAACCACGCGCGCCGCTCGGGACGTTCGACAGCTGGGGGGCGTTCCGCGACGCGTCGCCGCTGCGCTGCTTCGCCATCGCCCAGCCGGTTGAGAAATATCGCGAGGCGCGCCCGTTCGCCAGCATCGCCACCTGGCCGCGCGATGGCGTGCGCAACCAGCTCCACATCCGCCTGAGCCGCGCCCGCGCCGCCAATGCCCGCGTCACTTTGTCGATCGGCGAGCGCCGCTTCGAGCTCCAGGCCGGCGATGCCGACGCCTGGGCGCCCGATGCCCGCACCGACGCCGCGATCGTCACTGCGATGCGCGCGGGGCGGAGCATGAGCGTGGAGACGGTCGGCGCCAGCGGCACGCCCTTCGCCGACAGCTACGCGCTCAAGGGCGCCGCCACCGCGATCGATGCCGCCGCGCTGGGCTGCGCGAAGGGCTAG
- a CDS encoding histidine phosphatase family protein, whose translation MPFPAGPGFNGTVTNHRKGRDFIARHGETVFNLARRMQGDHPHTPLTRAGFAQADQMGAALRAILGPRPRLTMWSSSAGRALQTLAIIAEHLELDWHQARHDDRLVEIGMGEWSGRYYADVLAEAPGFLDVEHGLYTHAPPGGEWYDGIAVRVSSWLADTDDDPGDRLVIMHGMSSRILRGVMTGLPVMPQFGAPVAPDLPQGSVVKIEAGVETVVHTGTGRSAAPA comes from the coding sequence TTGCCTTTCCCCGCCGGTCCGGGTTTCAACGGCACCGTGACAAACCACCGCAAAGGCCGCGATTTCATCGCCCGGCACGGCGAGACCGTGTTCAACCTCGCCCGGCGCATGCAGGGCGATCATCCGCACACGCCGCTCACCCGCGCCGGCTTCGCCCAGGCGGACCAGATGGGCGCGGCGCTGCGCGCGATCCTCGGGCCCAGGCCCAGGCTGACCATGTGGTCGTCGAGCGCCGGCCGCGCGTTGCAGACGCTGGCGATCATCGCCGAGCATCTCGAGCTCGACTGGCACCAGGCCCGCCACGACGACCGGCTGGTCGAGATCGGCATGGGCGAATGGAGCGGGCGCTATTATGCCGATGTGCTGGCCGAGGCGCCGGGCTTTCTCGATGTCGAGCACGGCCTCTACACCCATGCGCCGCCGGGCGGCGAATGGTATGACGGGATCGCGGTGCGCGTCTCGTCCTGGCTCGCCGACACCGATGACGATCCCGGCGACCGGCTGGTGATCATGCACGGCATGTCGAGCCGGATCCTGCGCGGAGTGATGACCGGGCTGCCGGTGATGCCGCAGTTCGGCGCACCGGTGGCGCCCGATCTGCCGCAAGGGTCGGTGGTCAAGATCGAAGCCGGGGTCGAGACGGTGGTCCACACCGGCACCGGCCGCAGCGCCGCGCCGGCATGA
- a CDS encoding outer membrane beta-barrel protein — translation MRKLVFVAALAASTAVAAPAFAQDSTPSNGGFHVGVIGGLDILRPGSTEDSDLRGDDQSTEGFLYGVEAGYDIPLGDKAFIGIEGEASKATGKVRYDTPDPNDFGYGQVKTGRDLYVGGRVGFMASPSTKIYAKAGYTNAQLNLLASDGTSRLEDRYNLDGWRVGAGVEKSIGSNTYAKLEYRYSNYKDANFEYANGATTNQFNVDTDRHQIVAGVGFRF, via the coding sequence ATGCGTAAGCTTGTATTCGTCGCCGCCCTCGCCGCTTCCACGGCCGTCGCGGCGCCCGCCTTCGCCCAGGATTCGACCCCGTCCAACGGCGGCTTCCATGTCGGCGTGATCGGCGGCCTCGACATCCTGCGCCCCGGCAGCACCGAGGATTCGGACCTGCGCGGCGACGACCAGAGCACCGAGGGTTTCCTCTACGGTGTCGAGGCCGGCTATGACATTCCGCTCGGCGACAAGGCGTTCATCGGCATCGAGGGCGAGGCCAGCAAGGCGACCGGCAAGGTGCGCTACGACACGCCCGATCCCAACGACTTCGGCTATGGCCAGGTGAAGACCGGCCGCGACCTCTATGTCGGCGGCCGCGTCGGCTTCATGGCGAGCCCGAGCACCAAGATCTACGCCAAGGCCGGCTACACCAATGCCCAGCTCAACCTGCTGGCATCGGACGGCACCTCCAGGCTCGAGGACCGCTACAACCTTGACGGCTGGCGCGTCGGCGCCGGCGTCGAGAAGTCGATCGGCAGCAACACCTACGCCAAGCTCGAATATCGCTATTCCAACTACAAGGACGCGAATTTCGAATATGCCAATGGCGCGACGACCAACCAGTTCAACGTCGATACCGACCGCCACCAGATCGTGGCGGGCGTCGGCTTCCGCTTCTAA